The region GATTAGGATATTGTTTAAAGATATATTGGCTGACATAAGTTTCTCCTTTCAGATGAATGTTAATCGTGTAGTTCTAAAATATCTTTAATTGTGATATCTTTTTCTTTTAGGCGTTTTAGGTTTTCCTCTTTCCCAAGAATATAGGCAAGATTGAGCAGGTCACTGTCTTCTTTGCGATTGTTTATTCCAAGGACAACTACTGCACAGATCTTCTTTTTATTAAAGTTGCCGAAGATCACCGGCTTTTTTAAGAGAAGCAGCGCAGAGCAGTTTCTGTGGATACCATCGTTCACACCAGCGTGCACATAGGCAATTTCCGGGGTGAGTACCATGTAAGTACCATAATTGCTTACTGCATTTATCATTTCCTCGATATATCTCTGCTCAATATCTCCCTTTTTTAGCAGTGGAGACGAGGCGATCCGTATGGCTTCATTCCAAGAATCACACGCATCAAGTATCTGTATATCCTGAGGTGAGATGTAGTTTCCGATGCAATGTCTGTCTACTTGGAGTGAGTAAGACTTCAAAAAAGTGGAGCACATCAAAGAATAAGAATCGTGATATAATTTTTGACGTATTTGCTCCAAATCTTTTTGAGTCAATAAAGGCTCTACAACGATTACTGGGATGTGGTCGTGAGTGTAATCGTTGGCTGATACAATCAGATCAATTTTGTTTGCCTGTAGATACTCATCCGCATCAATCAGTGAGCATGGCCCCCATATATTGCAATCAGGGAGAGCACGTTCAAGACGCAGCTTTAACACTGCACTTGTGGCCACTCCATAGGAGCAGATAATAAGTATATCAAGCGATACAGTTTCCTTAATGCTTGTCTCGTAGATTGAAGTCAGATACATGGCAATGTATGCGATTTCGTTTTCATCAAAAACAATGCCGTATTTTTCTTCTACTTTACACATTTCATGCAGAGTAAATTCAAACATTAAAGAGACAGACATCTTGACCTCATTTAGCAATTCGTTGCGGATATGGATTTTACTGCGACTGCGGTAAATGGCAGCTCTTAGGTGGACCGTCAATCCGTCTATGATCTCACGGAGAGAATCACGCTCAATGGGGTATACTTGAGCGAGTGATGAGATCAGCTCCTGGGATATCATTTGTGCTTCATCCCGCGTACTCATGTTTAATATAGGCTGGTTTGTTCTCTCAGCCTGAATAAGAGAGCATATAAAATACTGCTCAGAGTCAGTTGAAATATATTTTTCAATGACCTTTTTGAGATCGGAATCATCTTTGTATACCCAATTTTTCCTCAGGGAGTGACCGTTTTCAATACGGCTTAAAATGTATGAGAGTATGAGCTGTATTCTTTTAAAGTCCACGAACTGTATCTTTTTTAGCTCCTGTATGTCATTGACAATTGCCGTAGCAGTCGGGAAATTTGCCTGGATGGATTTGTCCTCTGAGAAG is a window of Enterocloster clostridioformis DNA encoding:
- a CDS encoding BglG family transcription antiterminator, producing the protein MITVSKRQKEIVEYLIKQTDYVTICDIAMKFSISDRTCRNDLSSIGTFLKESGLSLSRKTGKGVFLNCTPEEKRKISELLKTADTRFYNRRERENLVIALLLISETTTFQELAEVCLVSKQTVINQFDSLEQRLRRNTLAIEKVPGRGLHLKGEEKSIRFQFLELLGMELCKEEIYSLFSEDKSIQANFPTATAIVNDIQELKKIQFVDFKRIQLILSYILSRIENGHSLRKNWVYKDDSDLKKVIEKYISTDSEQYFICSLIQAERTNQPILNMSTRDEAQMISQELISSLAQVYPIERDSLREIIDGLTVHLRAAIYRSRSKIHIRNELLNEVKMSVSLMFEFTLHEMCKVEEKYGIVFDENEIAYIAMYLTSIYETSIKETVSLDILIICSYGVATSAVLKLRLERALPDCNIWGPCSLIDADEYLQANKIDLIVSANDYTHDHIPVIVVEPLLTQKDLEQIRQKLYHDSYSLMCSTFLKSYSLQVDRHCIGNYISPQDIQILDACDSWNEAIRIASSPLLKKGDIEQRYIEEMINAVSNYGTYMVLTPEIAYVHAGVNDGIHRNCSALLLLKKPVIFGNFNKKKICAVVVLGINNRKEDSDLLNLAYILGKEENLKRLKEKDITIKDILELHD